Proteins from a single region of Terriglobales bacterium:
- a CDS encoding biopolymer transporter ExbD, whose product MQFNRDDSGAGLQSEINITPLVDVVLVLLIIFMVVVPLLMQGYDVHIPRTSGDAVAAQTAESRLILSILPTDCRILTPPAGEGLPADCRVTLADKNIPATELPTRVAAFLGGQPPEKRVLFLAADDRLNYEGVLRILDLAKSGVEDLKIEFVTTH is encoded by the coding sequence ATGCAGTTCAACAGAGACGATTCCGGCGCGGGTCTTCAGTCCGAGATCAACATTACTCCACTCGTGGACGTGGTGCTCGTGCTGCTGATCATCTTCATGGTTGTTGTGCCCTTGCTTATGCAGGGATATGACGTCCACATCCCGCGAACGTCCGGGGATGCCGTGGCGGCGCAAACTGCAGAATCGCGGCTGATCCTGAGCATTTTGCCCACGGACTGTCGAATTTTGACGCCTCCCGCAGGTGAGGGGCTCCCGGCGGACTGTCGCGTGACCCTTGCAGACAAGAACATCCCTGCGACCGAATTGCCAACTCGCGTTGCGGCATTCCTGGGAGGCCAGCCTCCCGAGAAGCGTGTGCTATTCCTGGCGGCTGATGATCGTCTGAACTACGAGGGAGTTTTACGAATCCTCGATCTGGCGAAATCGGGTGTCGAGGATTTGAAAATCGAATTTGTTACTACCCATTGA
- a CDS encoding biopolymer transporter ExbD: protein MRLGEATKMQAAINITPLVDVVLVLLIIFMVMAPQMRKGPEVEVPKTTKPADQGDERGRILVSIDDAGGMWIDDQQVTPQNFGEALRAAVGTQENPRVVVRADARLRFREVRQAMIAIEQSGFRGVGLIAKGKEGRGGQ, encoded by the coding sequence ATGCGGCTCGGTGAAGCCACCAAGATGCAGGCGGCCATCAACATCACGCCGCTCGTCGACGTGGTGCTCGTGCTGCTGATCATCTTCATGGTCATGGCGCCGCAGATGCGCAAGGGACCTGAAGTGGAAGTGCCGAAGACGACGAAGCCAGCTGATCAGGGCGACGAGAGAGGCCGGATCCTGGTCTCCATCGACGACGCGGGCGGAATGTGGATTGACGATCAGCAAGTCACACCGCAGAACTTCGGCGAGGCACTTCGCGCTGCTGTCGGCACGCAGGAGAACCCGAGGGTGGTAGTTCGCGCCGATGCAAGGCTCAGGTTCCGTGAAGTCAGGCAAGCCATGATTGCGATCGAACAATCGGGCTTCCGCGGCGTGGGGCTGATTGCCAAGGGCAAAGAAGGCCGGGGAGGCCAATAG
- a CDS encoding MotA/TolQ/ExbB proton channel family protein: MTLRELLGNVGVFGAAVMFCLAALSIFSLGVIIDKHRRFRTAWRQSQTFKPVFKKFVHEGDVQELIDALPKHEKSYVAQVVSAGILEYDGVCKAGRDPVASLELVQSALRDSLSETLIQLKWGLGLLATIGSTAPFIGLFGTVVGIINAFKSIAAAGSGGMAVVSGGIAEALVSTALGIFVAIPAVVAFNHFTGKIENFHVEMNRASSQLVNSLFKMPDLKISDEETEEVENAAR; the protein is encoded by the coding sequence ATGACATTGAGGGAGTTACTGGGTAACGTCGGCGTATTCGGAGCCGCGGTGATGTTCTGCCTCGCAGCGCTGTCCATCTTCTCGCTGGGAGTGATCATCGACAAGCACCGGCGTTTCCGTACAGCCTGGCGCCAGTCGCAGACGTTCAAACCCGTGTTCAAGAAATTCGTTCATGAGGGAGATGTCCAGGAACTCATTGACGCGTTGCCGAAACACGAAAAGTCATACGTAGCCCAGGTAGTCTCGGCAGGCATTCTCGAATACGACGGTGTATGCAAAGCGGGCCGCGATCCCGTTGCCTCGCTCGAACTCGTTCAGAGTGCCCTTCGGGATTCCCTGTCGGAAACATTGATCCAGTTGAAATGGGGCCTCGGGTTGCTTGCCACAATCGGCTCTACGGCTCCGTTCATCGGCCTCTTCGGTACGGTCGTCGGAATCATCAATGCGTTCAAAAGCATCGCGGCTGCTGGATCCGGCGGCATGGCGGTGGTCTCGGGCGGTATCGCAGAAGCATTGGTTTCGACTGCTCTCGGTATCTTCGTCGCGATCCCGGCCGTCGTAGCGTTCAACCACTTCACCGGAAAGATCGAGAACTTCCACGTCGAGATGAACCGGGCCTCGTCACAGCTCGTGAACAGCTTGTTCAAAATGCCGGACCTGAAGATATCCGACGAAGAGACAGAGGAGGTGGAGAATGCGGCTCGGTGA
- a CDS encoding AgmX/PglI C-terminal domain-containing protein: MMTSLAFHVIVLALLMLVPAKELLRSEPSNRQVDIVFYRPPSIEVSTPVAKIPLPKGMTAAGAPAGSPAPALHPKLNAPPGPDGPGNPELPPGPEKGFTVEEQRQQKVGNAGILAFKDKLASLRQDKVAPLLGAEARYGAADDVGRSSSPSALATNSPGSSGGINVASLNRRVGGGGGGGGGGGTGRGGSGGGNGTGRGGWGGGDGTGGGGRVSSPIASISGGDRPKARSGHGLSRTDEEIQIVFDRHKASFYRLYNRELRNNPSLKGQMILRLTIEPDGSVSMCALQSTDMDAPALADKVVDRVKTINFGAKEGVQAVTISYPIDFLPAG; the protein is encoded by the coding sequence ATGATGACGAGCCTCGCGTTCCATGTCATCGTGCTGGCCTTGCTGATGCTCGTGCCGGCGAAAGAACTGCTTCGCAGCGAGCCCTCGAACAGACAGGTCGACATCGTGTTCTATCGTCCGCCGAGTATTGAGGTCTCAACGCCGGTGGCTAAGATTCCGCTGCCAAAAGGCATGACTGCGGCCGGAGCTCCCGCGGGATCGCCTGCGCCCGCGCTTCACCCGAAACTCAACGCTCCTCCGGGACCCGATGGCCCCGGAAACCCTGAACTTCCGCCAGGTCCAGAGAAGGGCTTTACGGTTGAAGAACAGCGACAGCAGAAAGTGGGCAATGCCGGCATTCTGGCATTCAAGGACAAACTCGCGAGTCTGAGACAAGACAAGGTGGCGCCGCTCCTCGGAGCCGAAGCGCGTTATGGCGCAGCCGATGATGTAGGCAGGTCATCTTCACCTTCTGCGTTAGCGACCAATTCGCCTGGATCCAGCGGTGGTATCAACGTTGCCTCCTTGAATCGTCGTGTAGGAGGCGGTGGTGGTGGCGGTGGTGGTGGCGGCACCGGTCGTGGCGGATCCGGAGGAGGCAATGGTACGGGCCGTGGAGGCTGGGGCGGAGGCGATGGCACCGGAGGTGGTGGCCGGGTCAGCAGCCCAATCGCGTCAATCTCGGGCGGAGATCGTCCCAAGGCACGCAGTGGGCACGGACTTTCTCGCACCGACGAAGAAATCCAGATCGTGTTCGATCGCCACAAGGCGTCGTTCTACCGTCTGTACAACCGCGAACTGCGCAACAACCCCAGCTTGAAGGGCCAGATGATCCTGCGCCTCACCATCGAGCCGGACGGCAGCGTCTCTATGTGCGCTCTGCAATCCACGGATATGGATGCACCCGCGCTTGCAGACAAGGTTGTGGACCGCGTCAAGACAATCAACTTCGGCGCAAAGGAAGGCGTGCAGGCTGTGACGATCTCTTACCCGATCGACTTCCTGCCTGCCGGTTGA